From Coffea arabica cultivar ET-39 chromosome 2e, Coffea Arabica ET-39 HiFi, whole genome shotgun sequence, the proteins below share one genomic window:
- the LOC113729240 gene encoding uncharacterized protein: MALEIEIKDLLVFSDSDLLVHQTLKEWITRDSKILPYHYNLLDLANKFKSLEFRRIPRAQNVFAGVLATLSSMIQHLDELVIEPSQIQLQEKPAHCLVMKKSSDSRPWYNDIKKFLKIRSYPPGANMTAKSFLHKLSSKFFLNGEVVYKRTSDLGLLKCVDEDEADYLMKEVHSGVCGSQMKGHLLAKKIMRTG; encoded by the coding sequence ATGGCATTGGAGATAGAGATCAAGGATTTACTAGTGTTCAGTGATTCCGATCTACTCGTGCATCAAACGCTTAAAGAATGGATAACTCGAGATTCAAAGATTTTGCCATATCATTACAATTTACTGGATTTGGCAAACAAATTCAAAAGTTTGGAATTCAGGCGTATTCCACGTGCTCAAAATGTTTTTGCTGGTGTTTTGGCCACTTTATCTTCAATGATTCAACATCTAGATGAGTTGGTGATTGAACCTAGCCAGATTCAGTTACAAGAAAAGCCTGCACATTGTCTGGTTATGAAAAAATCTTCTGATAGCCGTCCCTGGTACAACGATATtaagaaatttctcaaaatcaggTCCTATCCTCCAGGTGCTAATATGACTGCTAAAAGCTTCTTGCACAAATTATCATCCaagtttttcttaaatggagagGTGGTATACAAAAGGACGTCAGACTTGGGCCTTCTAAAATGcgttgatgaagatgaagcagATTATTTAATGAAAGAAGTGCACAGTGGTGTATGTGGATCACAAATGAAAGGGCATTTATTAGCAAAGAAGATCATGAGGACAGGATAA